GAATCGTGTGGAAACGATGTAGATAAAATTAAAAATCACATTTTAGAAATAGTAGAAGAAAGAGGAAAGTTGCAAAACCCTGTTACTGGATCAGGTGGGATGTTAATTGGAAGGGTAGAAAAAATAGGATCGGAGTTCCCCGATAAAAACTTAAAAATCAAAGACAAAATTGCAACACTCGTATCTCTTTCGGCAACTCCTTTAAAGATTGACAAAATAAAGAAAATTAATTTAGAAAATGATCAGGTTGATATAGAAGGTAAGGCAATATTGTTTGAAAGCAGTATTTATTCGCTTTTACCAGCAGATATTCCCGAAAGATTGGCATTAGCCGTCTTAGATGTCGCTGGTGCGCCTGCGCAGGTTTCAAAATTAGTAAAAAAGGGTGATATCGTTTGCATTATAGGTGGAGGAGGAAAATCAGGAATACTTTGTACGTATCAAGCAATGAAAAATATTAAAAAAGACGGGAAAGTTATCGTTGTTGAGTATTCTAAAGAAAATGTCCAAAGGTTAAAAGATATGAAACTAGCTGACGAAATAATTATAGCTGATGCTACTAAACCACTTGAAGTATATAAAAAAGTTTTGGAAAAAACTGAAGGAAAATTTTGCGATGTTACTATTAACAATGTAAATGTCCCAAACACTGAAATGTCATCTATTTTGATAACTAA
This genomic stretch from Petrotoga sp. 9PW.55.5.1 harbors:
- a CDS encoding L-erythro-3,5-diaminohexanoate dehydrogenase produces the protein MKKGCPFGSHRVIEPKGLLPQAANKIDNSIEIYSNEILIDVLTLNIDSASFTQIKESCGNDVDKIKNHILEIVEERGKLQNPVTGSGGMLIGRVEKIGSEFPDKNLKIKDKIATLVSLSATPLKIDKIKKINLENDQVDIEGKAILFESSIYSLLPADIPERLALAVLDVAGAPAQVSKLVKKGDIVCIIGGGGKSGILCTYQAMKNIKKDGKVIVVEYSKENVQRLKDMKLADEIIIADATKPLEVYKKVLEKTEGKFCDVTINNVNVPNTEMSSILITKDGGTVYFFSMATSFTKAALGAEGVGKDITMIIGNGYTKGHAELTLQIVKESKIIRETFEKLYL